Proteins co-encoded in one Marinomonas sp. IMCC 4694 genomic window:
- a CDS encoding CoA-acylating methylmalonate-semialdehyde dehydrogenase, which produces MHTLGNYINGQQIASQSGRTGPVYNPATGAQSMNVALSSADETRTAIESAQEAFKTWSKVTPLNRARVMFKFKALLEQHADEIAEMITSEHGKVFSDAKGELTRGIEVVEFACGIPHLQKGEHSLNVGRGVDSMSLMQPLGVCAGISPFNFPAMVPMWMFPVAIASGNTFVMKPSEKDPSVPLRLAELLTEAGLPDGVFNIVNGDKEAVDVLLTDERVQAVSFVGSTPIAEYIYATASAHGKRVQALGGAKNHMIVMPDADPSQVVGSLMGAAYGSAGERCMAISVAVCVGDDVADNLIDSLSIEIDGMRVGPGVGLPEEAHMGPVISKEHCAKIKDYISIGVEEGATLVRDGRDFVYPGNENGYFVGPTLFDNVKQGMRVYNEEIFGPVLCVVRANSYQEALDMINAHEYGNGTSIFTRDGDTARQFCEDVQVGMVGVNVPIPVPMAFHSFGGWKRSLFGPLHMHGPDGVRFYTRMKTITARWPTGLRAGAEFSMPTMK; this is translated from the coding sequence CTGCACACATTAGGTAATTATATTAACGGTCAGCAAATTGCCAGCCAAAGCGGTCGCACAGGTCCAGTCTATAACCCAGCAACAGGCGCGCAATCCATGAACGTGGCTCTATCAAGCGCAGACGAAACTCGCACTGCGATTGAATCAGCACAAGAAGCGTTCAAAACATGGAGCAAGGTCACGCCACTTAACCGCGCTCGTGTCATGTTTAAATTCAAAGCCCTACTAGAACAACACGCCGACGAAATCGCAGAAATGATCACCAGCGAGCATGGCAAAGTATTTTCCGACGCAAAAGGGGAATTAACTCGCGGCATCGAAGTGGTTGAGTTTGCTTGCGGCATCCCACACCTTCAAAAAGGCGAACACAGCCTAAATGTCGGTCGCGGCGTAGACAGCATGTCTTTGATGCAACCTCTTGGTGTGTGCGCGGGTATTTCGCCGTTCAACTTCCCTGCTATGGTTCCTATGTGGATGTTCCCTGTTGCCATTGCCAGCGGCAATACATTTGTGATGAAACCATCAGAAAAAGATCCTTCTGTGCCGCTTCGCTTGGCTGAGTTGCTTACGGAGGCCGGCTTGCCAGATGGCGTATTTAACATCGTTAATGGTGATAAAGAAGCCGTGGACGTATTGCTAACGGACGAACGAGTTCAAGCGGTTAGTTTTGTTGGTTCAACACCTATTGCTGAATACATTTACGCAACAGCATCCGCTCATGGCAAACGCGTTCAAGCACTTGGTGGGGCAAAAAATCACATGATCGTCATGCCAGATGCGGATCCTAGCCAAGTGGTTGGTTCTCTAATGGGGGCAGCTTACGGTTCAGCGGGCGAGCGTTGCATGGCGATTTCTGTTGCGGTCTGTGTGGGCGATGACGTTGCTGATAACCTCATCGACAGCTTAAGTATCGAAATCGACGGAATGCGCGTCGGCCCAGGTGTTGGACTACCAGAAGAGGCTCACATGGGCCCTGTTATTTCCAAAGAACATTGCGCAAAAATCAAAGACTACATCAGCATTGGTGTGGAAGAAGGCGCAACCTTGGTGCGTGATGGGCGTGATTTTGTCTATCCAGGCAATGAAAATGGTTACTTCGTTGGACCCACCTTGTTCGACAATGTGAAACAAGGCATGCGTGTTTACAACGAAGAAATTTTTGGTCCTGTTTTATGCGTGGTTCGCGCCAACAGTTACCAAGAAGCATTGGATATGATCAATGCCCACGAATACGGTAATGGCACCTCAATCTTCACCCGTGATGGCGATACCGCTCGTCAATTCTGTGAAGACGTTCAAGTCGGCATGGTTGGCGTAAATGTGCCCATTCCGGTGCCAATGGCATTCCACAGCTTTGGCGGCTGGAAACGTTCTTTGTTCGGTCCATTGCACATGCACGGTCCAGACGGCGTACGTTTCTACACTCGCATGAAAACCATCACGGCACGCTGGCCAACAGGACTTCGCGCTGGCGCAGAGTTTTCAATGCCAACGATGAAGTAA
- the iolE gene encoding myo-inosose-2 dehydratase, producing the protein MSVRIGINPLTWTNDDLPTLGAETPLETCLSEGKQAGFSGFELGHKFPRTPEVLGPILKEHGLDLVSGWFSGELLTRSVEEEIEAIKPHLHLLKSLGAKAMVYCEVTGCIHGQIETPLSHRPIISEEKIAEMSKKLTQVADYCLSEGVQIAYHHHMGTVIESQHEVDLLMKHTGPSVGLLLDTGHMTFAGGNPLEVQAKHADRIIHVHCKDLRPEILKDAKNRDISFLNAMLNGVFTVPGDGFIDYSSLFKQLKASNYSGWLVVEAEQDPAVAHPLTYATLGANNLKALCAESGLDIVQ; encoded by the coding sequence ATGAGCGTCAGAATCGGCATTAACCCATTAACTTGGACCAACGACGACCTACCAACATTGGGAGCAGAAACACCACTTGAAACCTGCCTAAGTGAAGGTAAACAAGCAGGGTTTAGCGGCTTCGAATTAGGCCACAAATTCCCTCGCACGCCAGAAGTGCTTGGCCCTATCCTAAAAGAACATGGTTTGGATTTGGTGTCTGGATGGTTCAGCGGCGAGTTATTGACTCGCAGTGTAGAAGAAGAAATAGAAGCCATTAAACCGCATCTTCACTTGTTAAAATCCCTTGGCGCAAAAGCCATGGTGTATTGCGAAGTCACTGGCTGCATCCATGGACAAATCGAAACACCCTTGTCACACCGCCCTATTATCAGCGAAGAAAAGATCGCTGAAATGAGTAAGAAACTGACTCAAGTCGCAGACTACTGCTTATCTGAAGGCGTTCAAATTGCTTACCACCATCACATGGGAACCGTCATTGAAAGCCAACACGAAGTTGACTTACTAATGAAACACACAGGACCTTCTGTCGGACTATTGCTAGACACAGGTCATATGACGTTTGCAGGCGGAAATCCATTAGAAGTGCAAGCAAAACACGCGGACCGTATCATTCACGTTCACTGTAAAGATCTTCGCCCTGAGATTTTAAAAGATGCCAAGAACCGCGACATCAGCTTTTTAAATGCGATGTTAAACGGTGTGTTTACCGTGCCTGGTGACGGTTTTATCGATTACAGCAGTTTATTCAAACAACTGAAAGCCAGTAACTATTCAGGCTGGTTAGTGGTAGAAGCAGAACAAGATCCTGCCGTTGCGCACCCGTTAACCTACGCAACTCTTGGGGCCAACAACTTAAAGGCGCTCTGCGCTGAATCCGGGTTAGACATCGTCCAATAA